The following are encoded in a window of Streptomyces griseiscabiei genomic DNA:
- a CDS encoding ATP-binding protein gives MNPVTPDDLLTALNAAVTRPWARRALVDLARITAGSGTVARIQEWGNGAADAAAPPRFTRRLAMELAHEAAARPSLADSLRMWVTVLTAAGETDGQQESGEGGGLANSIAGDSRVTGPVVQARHIRGDLHIHAPPPTGTDRDSSVPRQLPPLVPHFTGRDGELAALEAKVRDVAASGPALAVLTGQAGIGKTALATHWLTGRAGHHPDGQFHADLQGHSPGVRPLRPGEVLGRFLRALGVTRAPAELPEQAALWRSVTAGLDIAVLLDNAFSAAQVRPLLSGSPGSLVVVTSRLRLAGLGIDGAVFHQVEALTADDCLALLTRRLGADRVRREPEAARRLALLCAGLPLAVGVAAARLVSRPTRPLATMVGALERDDASRLATLRLDAEHAVEAALDESYRQLTGPLARAYRMWGTLPIPDLDASVAGAVLDITPREAAGLLDGLTEVSLVEEVGHDSLTRLTRYRFHDLVRAHAAHRAGQEDTEEARDEAVRRLADHFLAAATAAEELLSPSHRTLARDYAFPPRIPLRFADEAEALRWLDSSQARLMAVLRAAVGRGLHRTAWQLADAIWPLVLRLRPYELWIEAYGIGREAALRDGDRAGISRMLTSGGTGLRNTGRHDEALGWFTEALEAARQDGDRRAEAQALHGLGQTQRLANRLAEAAEYFAEALVLREAVGYRRGAALTRICLGDVALASDDRERARAFLARARDELLAEGDTYEAARALAFLGLAQEPVQDAVPDPASPQLLLALGEFEATGAVPWQGRVLEMLGERAEAAGDQTRARTWYRRSLARYASVGAADTGRLSERLRGLPPDPDGTTSAT, from the coding sequence ATGAACCCGGTGACCCCCGACGACCTGCTGACCGCACTGAACGCTGCCGTGACCCGCCCCTGGGCGCGCCGGGCGCTCGTCGATCTCGCACGGATCACGGCCGGATCGGGGACCGTGGCCCGGATCCAGGAGTGGGGGAACGGGGCCGCCGACGCCGCTGCCCCGCCCCGCTTCACCCGGCGGCTCGCCATGGAGCTGGCGCATGAGGCCGCCGCCCGGCCCTCTCTGGCGGACTCCCTGCGCATGTGGGTCACCGTTCTGACGGCGGCGGGCGAGACGGACGGACAGCAGGAGTCCGGCGAGGGCGGGGGCTTGGCCAACAGCATCGCTGGCGACTCCCGCGTCACCGGCCCGGTGGTGCAGGCGCGGCACATCCGCGGTGATCTGCACATCCATGCCCCACCGCCCACCGGTACCGACCGCGACAGCAGCGTCCCTCGCCAACTTCCGCCACTCGTGCCCCACTTCACCGGTCGGGACGGTGAACTGGCCGCTCTGGAGGCGAAAGTGCGTGATGTCGCGGCATCCGGCCCCGCACTCGCGGTACTCACCGGCCAAGCCGGCATCGGCAAGACGGCCCTGGCCACACACTGGCTCACGGGACGCGCGGGACACCACCCGGACGGGCAGTTCCACGCCGACCTCCAAGGGCACAGCCCCGGTGTGCGACCGCTGCGGCCGGGCGAGGTGCTCGGGCGCTTCCTGCGTGCCCTCGGTGTCACCCGGGCCCCGGCGGAGCTTCCCGAGCAGGCGGCGCTGTGGCGGTCGGTCACCGCGGGGCTGGACATCGCCGTACTGCTGGACAACGCCTTCAGCGCCGCTCAGGTGCGCCCGCTGCTCTCCGGCTCCCCGGGCAGCCTCGTCGTCGTCACCAGCCGACTGCGGCTCGCCGGACTCGGCATCGACGGCGCCGTCTTCCACCAGGTCGAGGCGCTCACGGCCGACGACTGCCTGGCCCTGCTCACCCGCAGGCTCGGCGCCGACCGGGTCCGCCGTGAACCCGAGGCGGCCCGGCGGCTGGCACTGCTGTGCGCCGGACTGCCGCTGGCCGTCGGCGTCGCCGCGGCCCGGCTGGTGTCCCGGCCCACACGCCCGCTCGCCACGATGGTGGGCGCGCTGGAGAGGGACGACGCGAGCCGGCTCGCGACGCTGCGACTGGACGCCGAACACGCCGTGGAGGCCGCACTGGACGAGTCCTACCGTCAGCTCACCGGCCCACTGGCGCGCGCCTACCGGATGTGGGGGACACTCCCGATCCCCGACCTCGACGCGAGCGTGGCCGGCGCGGTGCTCGACATCACGCCGCGCGAGGCCGCCGGACTGCTGGACGGACTGACCGAGGTCAGCCTCGTCGAAGAGGTGGGCCACGACTCCCTCACCCGGCTGACCCGCTACCGCTTCCACGACCTGGTGCGCGCGCACGCCGCCCACCGCGCGGGCCAGGAGGACACCGAAGAGGCCAGGGACGAGGCCGTACGCCGCCTCGCCGACCACTTCCTGGCCGCCGCCACCGCGGCCGAGGAACTCCTGTCCCCGAGCCATCGCACCCTCGCGCGGGACTACGCGTTCCCACCCCGTATCCCGCTCCGCTTCGCCGACGAGGCGGAGGCACTGCGCTGGCTGGACTCCTCGCAGGCGCGGCTCATGGCCGTCCTGCGCGCGGCGGTTGGGCGCGGTCTGCACCGCACGGCCTGGCAGCTGGCCGACGCGATCTGGCCGCTCGTGCTGCGGCTGCGCCCCTACGAGCTGTGGATCGAGGCGTACGGCATCGGACGGGAGGCGGCGCTGCGGGACGGGGACCGGGCGGGGATCAGCCGCATGCTGACCTCGGGCGGGACGGGGCTGCGGAACACCGGCCGGCACGACGAGGCGCTCGGGTGGTTCACCGAGGCGCTCGAAGCCGCGCGCCAGGACGGCGACCGGCGGGCGGAGGCACAGGCCCTGCACGGTCTGGGGCAGACACAGCGGCTCGCGAACCGCCTCGCCGAGGCCGCCGAGTACTTCGCCGAGGCGCTCGTGCTGCGCGAGGCCGTCGGCTATCGGCGCGGCGCGGCCCTGACCCGGATCTGCCTGGGCGACGTGGCCCTCGCCTCGGACGACCGTGAGCGGGCCCGCGCGTTCCTCGCGCGGGCCCGCGACGAGCTGCTCGCCGAGGGAGACACCTACGAGGCGGCCCGGGCCCTGGCTTTCCTGGGCCTCGCCCAGGAACCGGTCCAGGACGCCGTCCCGGACCCGGCATCACCGCAACTCCTGCTCGCTCTCGGCGAGTTCGAGGCCACCGGCGCCGTTCCCTGGCAGGGACGGGTGTTGGAGATGCTCGGCGAGCGCGCCGAGGCGGCGGGCGACCAGACCCGGGCCAGGACGTGGTACCGCCGCTCCCTGGCCCGTTACGCGTCGGTCGGTGCGGCCGACACGGGGCGGCTCAGCGAGCGGTTGCGCGGACTTCCCCCGGACCCGGACGGGACGACATCAGCCACGTGA
- a CDS encoding MFS transporter yields MSVPAAPPGQPKKAATAAWIGSALEYYDFFIYGSAAALIFPTVFFDESDPATATLLSLATFGVAYAARPIGALILGHYGDRVGRKKIMVFTLILMGVSTFLIGCLPTRDQVGTLAPVLLVLCRVLQGISAAGEQASANSMTLEHAPSDRRGFFTSFTLSGTQGGQLLATLVFIPIAALPEDQLLSWGWRVPFWMSIAVAVVGYVIRRTLDETPAFTQQTESEGVAKLPLAVLMREHWADVLRVIAGALVASVSTIFTVWALAYGTSESVGLSRSSMLWVGALANLVALAAIPLWATLSDRIGRRPVFLIGAAGSAVMMFVYLWAISTGAYPLVLVLGIVTFGVVYSAANGIWPSFYGEMFSTRVRLSGMAIGTQIGFAVAGFAVTFAAQIAGPDGDDWFAVALFTTALCVPPVIAALTARETHRIPTELLGTRAPNEGNDRERVAA; encoded by the coding sequence GTGTCCGTCCCCGCCGCACCTCCCGGCCAGCCCAAAAAGGCCGCCACGGCCGCCTGGATCGGCAGCGCCCTGGAGTACTACGACTTCTTCATCTACGGCAGCGCCGCCGCCCTGATCTTCCCGACGGTCTTCTTCGACGAGTCCGACCCGGCCACCGCGACGCTCCTCTCGCTGGCCACGTTCGGTGTCGCGTACGCGGCACGGCCGATCGGCGCGCTGATCCTCGGCCACTACGGCGACCGTGTGGGCCGTAAGAAGATCATGGTCTTCACGCTGATCCTGATGGGCGTGTCGACGTTCCTGATCGGCTGTCTGCCCACCCGCGACCAGGTCGGCACCCTCGCCCCGGTCCTGCTGGTGCTCTGCCGGGTCCTCCAGGGCATCTCGGCGGCCGGTGAGCAGGCGAGCGCCAACTCCATGACGCTGGAACACGCGCCGTCGGACCGGCGCGGCTTCTTCACCAGCTTCACCCTCAGCGGCACCCAGGGCGGGCAGCTGCTCGCCACCCTGGTCTTCATCCCGATCGCCGCGCTCCCCGAGGACCAGCTGCTGTCCTGGGGCTGGCGGGTCCCGTTCTGGATGAGCATCGCGGTCGCCGTCGTCGGCTATGTCATCCGCCGCACGCTGGACGAGACCCCGGCCTTCACCCAGCAGACCGAGTCCGAGGGCGTCGCCAAGCTGCCGCTGGCGGTCCTGATGCGCGAGCACTGGGCGGACGTGCTCCGGGTGATCGCGGGCGCGCTGGTCGCCTCCGTCTCCACGATCTTCACGGTCTGGGCGCTGGCGTACGGCACGAGCGAGTCGGTCGGCCTGTCCCGCTCCTCCATGCTGTGGGTGGGCGCGCTCGCCAACCTGGTCGCCCTCGCCGCGATCCCGCTGTGGGCCACGCTCTCCGACCGCATCGGCCGCCGCCCCGTCTTCCTGATCGGCGCGGCCGGCAGCGCGGTGATGATGTTCGTCTACCTGTGGGCGATCTCCACCGGCGCCTACCCGCTGGTCCTGGTCCTCGGCATCGTCACCTTCGGTGTCGTCTACAGCGCCGCCAACGGCATCTGGCCCTCCTTCTACGGCGAGATGTTCTCCACCCGGGTCCGGCTCTCCGGTATGGCCATCGGCACCCAGATCGGCTTCGCCGTCGCCGGTTTCGCCGTCACCTTCGCCGCGCAGATCGCCGGCCCGGACGGCGACGACTGGTTCGCCGTGGCCCTCTTCACCACGGCCCTGTGCGTCCCGCCGGTCATCGCCGCCCTCACCGCCCGCGAGACCCACAGGATCCCCACCGAACTCCTGGGCACCCGCGCCCCGAACGAGGGGAACGACCGGGAGCGGGTCGCGGCCTGA
- a CDS encoding AfsR/SARP family transcriptional regulator — translation MGALVDVDILILGTVELCADDRRDGLGSPKERLALASLAVDAGRAISLDTLIDRLWDGTPPAKARASLHSYVARIRRRLRDEELGDLLTQQAHAYRLAVRPDQVDSHRYLRLCEQARSLADSGDDVRALALLEQAEGLWRGEPLTGLPGLWAHGVRSNLSEKRLAATLTRMAIELRRGHYADLVPDLTALLDAHPTDETVAGQLMAANYGCGRQTDALRVYDTLRKRLAQEYGTAPGGSLARLHRLILRQAPVTELFARPAPTAPAPSTLPSHGDLVGRAEESRVLRCVSPAGGAIALHTVSGMPGVGKTLLAVHTARALRDSYPDAQLFLDLRGHASGQRPLSPVDALGQLLRTLGVPAGSLPSGLDELTSLWRTLLNTRRTVIVLDDATDPEQVRPLLPGASLSLVIVTSRRRLTGLPGLRTLSLDTLPTEDAVALFRHLVGTERSSDTDGTYQVVRLCGHLPLAIEIAAGRLNSRPSWTISHLIQRLTKGPDRLGEIRDGFRAVARAFEMSYHTLTDTQQRVFRLLSLHLGVEFDAYSTAALTGLLPTESEQILDQLLDANLIQESRPELYRFHDLVKEYALTLTLSEDTPQSRDCAVQALITFYVRTASRAASRTHPRRVPLGPLESLEDSDAPPWSDACSARRWLSQEQHALVSAERHSRAAGRAHQAALVADSLAGFLDEEGHWEVAQVMHTAAAAHWHAVGDGHAEVRALVDLGTAQNHASHYDRALAVTLRALDVARATGEAAAEADVLHLLGLVHWNLGDHRAALDVQKSALDMRRKSGDTWQSARAGNNLGITQIYLNSYAEARKSCTDALEGFRMCGDLREQSRALNNLSEISLRTGDRETAGNLLRQALGLLEETGQENHQGRAIIQVNLAETMHIPDELDTALEMYRQALFTFRRLDDRRNCSITLHQIGVALEAAGRTHEAVAHHQRALELAREIGAAHEEAAARRHLDALAELPEETESGFTN, via the coding sequence ATGGGGGCGCTGGTGGACGTGGACATCCTCATTCTGGGCACGGTCGAACTGTGCGCCGACGACCGGCGGGACGGCCTGGGGTCACCCAAGGAAAGGCTCGCGCTCGCCTCGCTGGCCGTGGACGCGGGCCGGGCGATCAGCCTGGACACCCTCATCGACCGGCTGTGGGACGGAACGCCACCCGCCAAGGCGCGGGCGAGCCTCCACTCCTACGTGGCCCGCATCCGCCGACGCCTGCGGGACGAGGAACTCGGCGACCTGCTCACCCAGCAGGCGCACGCCTATCGGCTTGCCGTACGACCCGACCAGGTGGACTCCCATCGCTATCTGCGCCTGTGCGAACAGGCACGCTCGCTCGCCGACAGCGGGGACGACGTACGCGCCCTGGCACTGCTGGAGCAGGCGGAGGGGCTCTGGCGCGGCGAGCCCCTCACCGGGCTGCCCGGCCTGTGGGCGCACGGAGTACGGTCGAATCTGTCGGAGAAGCGGCTCGCGGCCACGCTCACCCGCATGGCCATCGAACTGCGGCGGGGCCACTACGCCGACCTGGTCCCGGACCTGACCGCCCTGCTCGACGCGCATCCCACCGACGAGACCGTGGCCGGTCAGCTGATGGCCGCCAACTACGGATGCGGGCGCCAGACCGACGCCCTGCGGGTGTACGACACGCTACGGAAGCGGCTCGCCCAGGAGTACGGCACCGCCCCGGGTGGTTCGCTGGCCCGCCTGCACCGGCTCATTCTCCGCCAGGCCCCGGTGACCGAACTCTTCGCCCGCCCCGCCCCCACCGCACCGGCCCCCAGCACCCTGCCGAGCCACGGCGATCTGGTCGGCAGGGCCGAGGAGTCCCGGGTTCTGCGTTGCGTCTCCCCCGCAGGCGGGGCCATCGCGCTGCACACGGTCTCCGGGATGCCGGGCGTGGGGAAGACCTTGCTCGCGGTGCACACCGCGCGAGCCCTGCGCGACAGCTATCCGGACGCGCAACTCTTCCTCGATCTGCGCGGCCACGCGTCCGGCCAGCGCCCCCTCAGCCCGGTCGACGCCCTTGGTCAACTGCTGCGCACCCTCGGTGTGCCCGCCGGGTCCTTGCCGTCCGGCCTCGACGAACTCACCTCCCTGTGGCGGACGTTGCTCAACACCCGCCGGACAGTGATCGTCCTCGACGACGCGACCGATCCCGAGCAGGTCCGGCCGTTGCTGCCGGGGGCCTCCCTCTCACTGGTGATCGTCACCAGCCGTCGTCGGCTCACCGGTCTGCCGGGGCTGCGCACGCTCAGTCTGGACACCCTGCCGACCGAGGACGCGGTGGCCCTGTTCCGTCACCTCGTGGGGACGGAACGCTCCTCCGACACGGACGGGACATACCAGGTGGTACGGCTGTGCGGTCATCTGCCGCTGGCCATCGAAATCGCCGCCGGCCGGCTCAACTCCCGTCCCTCATGGACCATTTCGCATCTGATTCAACGACTCACCAAAGGGCCGGACAGACTGGGAGAAATACGGGACGGCTTCAGAGCCGTCGCCCGCGCGTTCGAGATGTCGTACCACACACTGACCGACACCCAACAACGTGTTTTCCGGCTGCTCAGTCTGCATCTCGGTGTCGAATTCGACGCCTATTCGACAGCCGCGCTGACCGGTCTCCTCCCGACGGAGAGCGAGCAGATCCTCGATCAGCTCCTGGACGCCAATCTCATCCAGGAAAGTCGACCAGAGCTCTACAGATTTCATGATCTCGTCAAGGAGTACGCACTTACCCTGACCCTCTCCGAGGACACGCCCCAGTCACGTGACTGTGCTGTACAGGCACTGATCACCTTCTATGTCCGCACCGCCTCACGAGCGGCCTCCAGGACCCATCCCCGCCGTGTCCCACTCGGTCCCCTCGAATCTCTCGAAGACAGCGACGCGCCGCCGTGGAGCGACGCCTGCTCCGCCCGGCGGTGGCTGTCGCAGGAACAGCACGCCCTGGTGTCCGCCGAGCGGCACAGCCGTGCCGCGGGGCGAGCGCACCAGGCCGCGTTGGTGGCCGACTCGCTGGCCGGTTTCCTCGACGAGGAAGGGCACTGGGAGGTGGCGCAGGTCATGCACACGGCCGCCGCCGCCCACTGGCACGCCGTCGGCGACGGACATGCCGAGGTCCGGGCTCTCGTCGACCTGGGCACGGCCCAGAACCACGCGAGCCACTACGACAGGGCCCTCGCCGTCACGCTCCGCGCCCTGGACGTGGCCCGTGCCACGGGGGAGGCCGCGGCAGAGGCCGATGTCCTGCACCTGCTGGGGCTCGTCCACTGGAATCTCGGTGACCATCGAGCGGCTCTCGACGTCCAGAAATCAGCACTGGACATGCGACGGAAATCCGGTGACACGTGGCAGAGCGCACGGGCCGGAAACAACCTCGGGATCACCCAGATCTATCTGAATTCCTATGCGGAGGCAAGGAAATCCTGCACCGACGCACTGGAGGGTTTCCGAATGTGCGGGGATCTCCGGGAGCAGTCGCGCGCATTGAACAATCTGTCCGAGATATCACTGCGAACCGGGGATCGCGAGACAGCCGGAAATCTTCTCCGGCAGGCACTCGGACTTCTTGAGGAGACGGGACAGGAGAACCACCAGGGGCGCGCCATCATCCAGGTCAATCTGGCGGAGACGATGCACATTCCGGATGAGCTGGATACCGCTCTCGAAATGTATCGCCAGGCCCTTTTCACTTTTCGCCGACTGGACGATCGGCGAAACTGCTCCATCACCCTTCACCAGATCGGCGTCGCCCTTGAGGCGGCCGGGCGGACGCATGAGGCCGTCGCCCACCACCAGCGCGCTCTGGAGCTGGCCAGGGAGATCGGAGCGGCACACGAGGAGGCCGCGGCCAGGCGCCACCTCGACGCGCTCGCGGAGCTGCCCGAGGAAACGGAAAGCGGTTTCACGAACTGA